A single window of Solanum dulcamara chromosome 5, daSolDulc1.2, whole genome shotgun sequence DNA harbors:
- the LOC129889051 gene encoding pentatricopeptide repeat-containing protein At1g09900 yields MLLNSNIRPRIGGTLPRYRKLRKILWFGSYNNRVCVEFSGKFGTCESGIHFRGDPFTYNGVIIALFSSWTSRSDRPKFNRNPKLYLENGDCDGTGDRYAVKEKLGSKESKVLSFSDTSIDDDGKNCSDIDNANSCRFDDVHEFEESANEDGEGDLDCTDDVFKALDSFGKSQKQVNRAENVGISGRIDGVEDEMRHPLVKETCRLIERQSVWNPKLEIELRRLLRSMKPQQICAVLRSQSDERVALKFFYWADQQWRYRHDPIVYYMMLQLLSRTKLCQGAKRILKLMARRRIPRRPEDFGCVMVAFSRAGHLRKAMQILNVMQRAGIEPDLSICNTAIYVLVKGDKIEKALRFLERMQLVGITPNVVTYNCLIKGYCDVHRVEDALELIAELPYKGCYPDKVSYYTLIAFFCKQKQIDEVRELVEKMAKDSNLLPDQVTYNTIIHMLSKHGHADEALGFIKEAEERGFRMDKVGYSAVVNSFCKEGSLDKAKELVNEMIAKGCPPDVVTYTAVLNGFCLAGRIDQAKKLLQHMYKYGCKPNTVTYTALLNGLCQIGRSAEAREIMSTCEEWWWRPNAITFSVVMHGYRREGKLSEACEVGREMIGKGFFPSPVEINLIIKSLCQEGRADEAKRFMVECLKKGCAVNVVNFTTVIHGFCLKNELDAALSVLDDMYLINKHPDVVTYTTLIDGLGKQGRMEEAIDLSIKMLHRGMLPTAVTYRTVIHRFCQQRRVDDLLELLEKMLSRQGCKTAYNQVIEKLCGLGYPDEAYKLLGKVLRTASRVDANTCRILIESYLKEGNPLSSYKVACRMFNRNLIPDLKVCDKVRDRLMQGGRVEEADKLMLRFVEHGHKLPQLQRA; encoded by the coding sequence ATGTTGTTGAACTCGAATATACGCCCTAGAATTGGAGGAACCTTGCCTAGGTATAGAAAGCTTCGCAAGATTCTATGGTTTGGTTCATATAATAATCGTGTTTGTGTTGAATTTTCTGGAAAATTTGGGACTTGTGAATCGGGAATCCATTTTCGTGGAGACCCATTTACTTACAATGGAGTAATCATTGCATTATTTTCCTCATGGACATCTAGAAGTGATAGGCCTAAGTTTAATCGGAACCCTAAATTATACTTGGAAAATGGTGATTGTGATGGTACTGGAGATAGGTATgctgtaaaagaaaaattgggtTCTAAAGAAAGTAAAGTTTTGAGCTTTTCTGATACTTCTATTGATGATGATGGAAAAAACTGCAGTGATATAGATAATGCTAATAGTTGTAGGTTTGACGATGTCCATGAGTTTGAAGAGTCAGCGAATGAAGATGGAGAAGGAGATTTGGACTGTACTGATGATGTTTTTAAGGCTTTGGATTCATTTGGTAAAAGTCAAAAGCAAGTCAACAGGGCAGAAAATGTTGGCATTTCTGGAAGAATTGATGGGGTTGAAGATGAAATGAGACATCCTTTGGTTAAGGAAACATGTAGATTAATTGAACGTCAGTCGGTTTGGAATCCAAAGCTTGAAATAGAATTGAGGCGTTTGCTAAGAAGTATGAAGCCTCAACAAATTTGTGCTGTGTTAAGGTCTCAATCAGATGAAAGGGTTGCTTTGAAATTCTTTTATTGGGCAGACCAGCAGTGGCGGTACCGACATGACCCTATTGTTTACTATATGATGCTTCAACTTCTAAGCAGGACAAAGTTGTGTCAGGGAGCTAAGCGCATTCTTAAACTGATGGCACGAAGAAGAATTCCACGGAGACCTGAAGATTTCGGTTGTGTGATGGTTGCTTTTAGTCGAGCTGGACATTTAAGGAAAGCAATGCAGATCCTGAATGTGATGCAAAGAGCAGGAATTGAGCCTGATTTGTCTATATGCAACACTGCAATTTATGTTTTGGTGAAGGGAGATAAAATTGAGAAAGCATTGAGGTTTCTGGAGAGGATGCAACTAGTTGGGATAACACCAAATGTTGTTACATACAATTGCTTAATCAAAGGTTATTGTGATGTGCATCGTGTTGAAGATGCATTAGAGTTGATTGCTGAATTACCGTATAAGGGCTGTTACCCAGATAAAGTTAGTTATTATACTTTGATTGCATTCTTTTGCAAGCAGAAACAAATTGATGAAGTGAGAGAGTTGGTGGAGAAAATGGCTAAAGATAGTAACTTATTGCCAGACCAGGTTACGTATAACACTATTATTCATATGCTTTCAAAGCACGGCCATGCTGATGAAGCCTTAGGATTCATAAAGGAAGCTGAAGAAAGAGGATTCCGAATGGATAAAGTGGGCTATAGTGCTGTAGTGAACTCCTTCTGTAAAGAAGGAAGTTTAGATAAGGCAAAGGAACTGGTCAATGAAATGATTGCCAAAGGATGTCCTCCTGATGTGGTTACTTACACTGCAGTTCTGAATGGGTTTTGCCTTGCAGGGAGAATTGATCAAGCAAAAAAGTTACTCCAACATATGTACAAATATGGTTGCAAGCCAAACACTGTAACATACACTGCCTTGTTAAACGGGCTTTGCCAGATTGGAAGGTCTGCCGAGGCGCGAGAGATTATGAGCACGTGTGAGGAGTGGTGGTGGAGACCGAATGCTATCACATTTAGTGTGGTAATGCATGGTTATCGTAGGGAAGGAAAACTGTCTGAAGCCTGTGAGGTAGGTAGGGAAATGATTGGAAAGGGCTTTTTCCCTTCTCCCGTTGAAATTAATCTGATAATTAAATCTCTTTGCCAAGAGGGCAGAGCAGATGAAGCAAAGAGGTTTATGGTAGAATGTCTGAAGAAAGGATGTGCTGTTAATGTGGTGAATTTCACCACTGTAATTCATGGTTTCTGTTTAAAGAATGAGTTGGATGCTGCTCTCTCAGTCCTTGATGACATGTATTTAATCAACAAACACCCCGATGTTGTCACATATACAACGCTAATCGACGGATTAGGAAAACAAGGAAGGATGGAAGAGGCTATTGATCTGTCGATTAAAATGCTTCATAGGGGTATGCTTCCCACTGCTGTGACATATCGTACAGTCATCCATCGATTTTGTCAGCAACGTAGGGTGGATGATCTGTTGGAATTACTGGAGAAGATGCTTTCAAGACAGGGGTGCAAGACTGCCTATAATCAGGTTATTGAAAAACTTTGTGGTTTAGGATATCCTGATGAGGCTTATAAGCTATTGGGAAAGGTCCTCAGGACAGCTTCAAGAGTTGATGCAAACACCTGCCGCATTCTTATAGAGAGCTATTTAAAGGAAGGGAACCCTCTTTCATCATATAAGGTGGCATGTCGAATGTTCAACCGAAATCTGATTCCTGACTTAAAGGTCTGTGACAAGGTGAGGGATAGATTGATGCAAGGTGGCAGAGTAGAAGAGGCTGATAAGCTCATGTTGCGCTTTGTCGAGCATGGCCATAAGTTGCCTCAGCTTCAGAGGGCTTGA